From one Nitrosococcus halophilus Nc 4 genomic stretch:
- the rodA gene encoding rod shape-determining protein RodA, with protein MAQARIEPPGWLERRRRPNSGLLYCLHLDSPLLLGLVLLSSFGLVVLFSAGGQDIDLIQRQLLRLGVALVALIGLAQVPPRQFERWAPWLYGLGLGLLIFVLVYGHVGKGAQRWLDFGIFRFQPSEIMKIAVPMMIAHFFAQAALPPRWWQLLLALVLIILPAGLIAKQPDLGTALLIAVAGLWVLFLAGVTWRLIMGFGGVVLALVPVLWYQMHDYQQQRVLTFLNPENDPLGAGYHMIQSKIAIGSGGLYGKGWLNGSQAHLDFLPEQSTDFIFAVIGEEFGLVGAALIVLLYWLLAARGLYIAFQAQDSFSRLLAGSLSLTFFIYVFVNVGMVTGLLPVVGVPLPLISYGGTSMVTLFSAFGILMSIHTHRRLIPR; from the coding sequence ATGGCTCAGGCGCGGATAGAACCTCCGGGATGGTTGGAGCGGCGGCGGCGGCCGAACAGCGGGTTACTCTACTGTCTCCATCTGGACTCCCCCTTATTACTAGGGCTGGTATTGCTCTCGAGCTTTGGGTTAGTTGTACTTTTTAGCGCAGGGGGGCAAGATATAGACTTGATCCAACGCCAGCTGTTGCGTTTGGGAGTTGCTTTGGTAGCCCTTATAGGATTAGCTCAAGTGCCCCCACGCCAATTTGAACGGTGGGCGCCATGGCTTTATGGTCTAGGTTTAGGGCTGTTAATTTTTGTGCTGGTTTATGGTCATGTAGGTAAGGGGGCTCAGCGCTGGCTTGATTTTGGGATATTTCGATTCCAGCCCTCTGAAATCATGAAGATCGCAGTGCCGATGATGATAGCGCACTTTTTTGCTCAGGCGGCCCTACCCCCGCGATGGTGGCAACTGCTATTGGCCTTGGTCCTGATTATCCTGCCGGCAGGGCTTATTGCTAAACAACCGGATCTCGGGACTGCTTTGCTGATTGCCGTTGCTGGATTGTGGGTGTTATTCCTGGCGGGAGTCACTTGGCGTCTTATCATGGGGTTTGGTGGGGTTGTTTTAGCGTTGGTGCCGGTACTGTGGTATCAGATGCATGATTATCAGCAGCAGCGGGTACTGACTTTCCTTAACCCTGAAAATGATCCGCTGGGCGCCGGTTACCACATGATTCAATCAAAGATTGCCATTGGTTCGGGGGGCCTCTATGGTAAGGGGTGGCTAAATGGGAGCCAGGCCCATTTGGATTTTCTGCCGGAGCAGTCTACGGACTTTATCTTTGCGGTTATCGGAGAGGAATTCGGCTTAGTGGGGGCAGCTCTCATAGTGCTGCTTTATTGGTTGCTAGCTGCGCGTGGTTTATACATTGCTTTCCAAGCCCAGGATAGCTTTAGCCGACTGCTTGCGGGTAGCCTTTCTCTAACATTTTTTATTTATGTTTTTGTAAATGTGGGGATGGTTACCGGTCTTCTCCCTGTAGTCGGGGTACCGTTACCCCTGATTTCTTATGGCGGAACCTCAATGGTGACCTTGTTTTCAGCTTTCGGTATCTTGATGTCGATTCACACTCACCGTCGGTTGATCCCTAGGTAG
- a CDS encoding D-alanyl-D-alanine carboxypeptidase family protein has protein sequence MKSLGSLFSWYWLLLLFMGGTVWGQPLPIPAAPSLSAKAYILQDFATGQVLAEAQADQRVEPASITKLMTAYVVFAELKRGNIHLEDKVLISEKAWRTGGSRTFIEVDSRVSVETLLQGMIIQSGNDASVALAEYVGGTEEIFATLMNQQAQALGMTGSHFVNSTGLPHENHYMTTRDIATLARALIRDFPEYYGWYSEQEFTYNNITQYNRNVLLRRDPSVDGCKTGYTEAAGYCLVSSAMREGMRLIAVVMGTKGPKIRARESLALLNYGFRFYDTRSLYAAREPVTSARVWQGANKELSLGVADDLAVTLQRGRWQELSSSIQLQDPITAPITEGQRLGVVIVKLGEEALLKRPLVALTAIPEGSWWQRFVDWLLSFFT, from the coding sequence ATGAAATCACTTGGTTCCCTTTTCTCTTGGTATTGGCTTCTCTTGCTTTTCATGGGGGGGACTGTCTGGGGACAACCCCTGCCTATTCCGGCGGCGCCCTCACTTAGTGCTAAGGCTTATATTCTGCAGGACTTTGCAACCGGTCAAGTGCTTGCTGAGGCCCAGGCCGATCAGCGGGTTGAGCCCGCGAGTATCACCAAGTTGATGACGGCCTATGTGGTATTTGCCGAGCTCAAGCGTGGCAATATCCATCTTGAAGATAAAGTCCTCATTAGCGAAAAAGCTTGGCGTACTGGGGGGTCGCGGACCTTTATCGAGGTCGACAGCCGGGTCTCTGTAGAGACCCTTCTGCAAGGGATGATCATTCAATCAGGCAATGATGCCAGTGTGGCCCTAGCGGAATATGTGGGCGGGACCGAGGAAATTTTTGCGACCTTGATGAACCAACAAGCGCAAGCGCTGGGAATGACGGGCTCCCACTTTGTCAATAGTACAGGGTTACCCCATGAAAATCATTATATGACAACGCGGGATATCGCGACTTTGGCAAGGGCGCTCATTCGAGATTTTCCCGAATACTACGGTTGGTATTCTGAGCAGGAATTTACTTATAACAATATTACTCAGTATAACCGTAATGTTTTGTTAAGGCGTGATCCCAGTGTCGATGGTTGTAAGACGGGCTATACGGAAGCCGCAGGGTACTGTCTAGTCTCTTCTGCGATGCGGGAAGGGATGCGGTTGATCGCGGTAGTCATGGGAACGAAGGGCCCTAAAATTCGCGCTCGGGAGTCCTTGGCTTTGTTGAACTATGGTTTTCGTTTTTATGACACCCGCAGCCTTTACGCGGCTAGAGAGCCTGTGACTAGTGCGCGGGTTTGGCAGGGAGCAAATAAGGAGCTGTCGCTAGGGGTGGCGGATGATCTTGCAGTGACTTTGCAGCGGGGACGTTGGCAGGAGTTATCCTCGTCAATACAGTTGCAAGATCCTATTACGGCCCCTATTACCGAAGGGCAAAGATTGGGGGTGGTGATTGTAAAACTAGGTGAGGAAGCCTTGCTTAAAAGACCGCTGGTAGCCCTAACAGCTATCCCGGAAGGGAGTTGGTGGCAACGGTTTGTTGACTGGCTGCTGTCCTTTTTTACTTAG
- the mltB gene encoding lytic murein transglycosylase B: MRKTITALIVIVYAFLPLRVVAADNDLPGIDDFIDEMTVQHGFDKNELNQLFTEIEVKENILRVISRPAEKSKPWYEYRRIFLTPEHIQGGVSFWELNQHSLARAQEVFGVAPEVIVAILGVETRYGRHTGRYRVIDSLATLAFRYPPRSRFFRQQLVEFLLLTREENRDPRHFTGSYAGAMGLAQFMPDSFRDYAVDFDQDGWRDIWENPEDAVGSIANFLKRKGGWQAKAPVVSAAAANGVDYRHWLQQGLKPSIPLRQLRQEGIEVAEPIPEDELVSLFQLEQEKGPELWVGFHNFYAIIRYNPSPLYAMAVYQLAEAIKAQREGGSS, from the coding sequence ATGAGAAAAACAATCACTGCTCTTATAGTCATCGTATACGCCTTTTTACCGCTAAGAGTTGTTGCCGCCGATAACGACTTGCCGGGTATTGATGACTTTATCGACGAGATGACTGTCCAGCACGGTTTTGACAAAAATGAACTCAACCAATTATTTACTGAAATTGAAGTCAAGGAGAACATCCTCCGGGTGATTTCCCGGCCAGCGGAGAAGAGCAAGCCTTGGTATGAGTACCGCCGTATCTTTCTGACTCCCGAGCACATTCAGGGGGGAGTCTCATTTTGGGAGCTGAATCAACATAGCCTTGCCCGTGCGCAAGAGGTTTTTGGGGTGGCCCCGGAAGTCATCGTGGCCATCCTGGGGGTAGAGACCCGTTATGGTCGTCATACGGGCCGTTACCGGGTCATTGATTCTCTCGCTACGCTGGCTTTTCGTTATCCGCCGCGCAGCCGCTTTTTTCGCCAGCAACTGGTGGAGTTCTTATTGCTCACCCGGGAAGAGAACCGGGATCCGCGTCATTTTACGGGATCCTATGCGGGAGCCATGGGACTTGCCCAGTTTATGCCGGACAGCTTTCGTGATTATGCCGTGGATTTCGATCAGGACGGTTGGCGAGACATTTGGGAAAATCCAGAAGATGCGGTGGGCAGCATTGCTAATTTTCTGAAGCGCAAAGGGGGTTGGCAAGCAAAAGCCCCCGTGGTCAGCGCTGCTGCAGCCAATGGGGTCGACTATCGCCATTGGTTGCAGCAGGGGCTTAAACCGTCGATACCCTTGCGGCAATTGCGCCAAGAGGGGATTGAGGTGGCAGAGCCAATTCCTGAAGATGAACTGGTTTCTCTGTTCCAGCTGGAACAGGAAAAGGGTCCCGAGCTTTGGGTAGGGTTTCACAATTTTTATGCCATCATTCGCTATAATCCCAGCCCTCTCTATGCCATGGCAGTTTACCAACTGGCGGAGGCAATTAAAGCGCAGCGAGAGGGTGGCAGTTCATGA
- the mrdA gene encoding penicillin-binding protein 2, translating to MGAYFKIKDHFQESRLFQERIVVALVLTAFLVLGVLARLLYLQVYAHEHFTMLSHDNRVDMRPLLPRRGLIYDRNGVLLAENVPSFSLEVVPERVGDLDGTLAALQELIPLGGEEVADFRRRMKKKGIFEKVPLSLHLGEEEVARFAVNRHRFPGVSVEARLIRYYPQKELFAHVVGYVGRINEAELQRLDPVNYRGSRYLGKTGVEKAYEAILHGSVGFEQVEVNAQGRVIQVLRQMPPVPGHDLYLSLDSRLQAAAIDALGEYNGAVVALDPKTGDVLAMVSRPGFDPNVFVTGLSTQSFAALRDSPDRPLYDRALRGLYPPGSTLKPFMALAGLEWGLAGHDKATYCPGWYKLPGHSRRYRCWRRRGHGPVDLVKAVAESCDVYFYDLAVALGIDRIYEYLGRFGFGRRAQVDIPGERAGLLPSRDWKRQVHQLPWFPGETVITGIGQGFIQATPLQLATAVAVLAEQGLKRTPGVVYASRAPGAEKITLRPTRAPEVVSINKAKHWERVEAAMVEVVHGERGTARQIGKDLSFQIAGKTGTAQVFSVKQNEHYTEAEVPMNLRDHALFIAYAPVAEPAIAVAVVVENGGHGGSVAAPIGRRLIDVYLNS from the coding sequence ATGGGGGCTTACTTTAAGATCAAAGACCATTTCCAGGAGAGCCGGTTGTTCCAAGAGCGTATCGTCGTTGCCTTGGTGCTCACCGCTTTCTTGGTTTTGGGGGTACTGGCCCGATTGCTCTATCTGCAAGTCTATGCCCACGAGCATTTTACAATGCTCTCCCATGATAACCGTGTAGATATGAGGCCACTGCTTCCTAGGCGGGGTCTTATTTACGACCGTAATGGGGTACTGCTTGCTGAAAATGTTCCCTCCTTTAGCTTGGAAGTGGTGCCGGAGCGAGTGGGGGACTTGGATGGCACGCTTGCTGCCTTGCAAGAACTCATTCCACTAGGGGGTGAGGAAGTCGCCGATTTTCGTCGGCGCATGAAAAAAAAAGGGATTTTTGAGAAGGTGCCACTAAGCCTCCATTTAGGTGAAGAAGAGGTGGCCCGCTTTGCCGTCAATCGGCACCGTTTTCCTGGGGTCTCCGTTGAGGCGCGACTGATTCGGTACTATCCCCAAAAAGAATTATTTGCCCATGTGGTAGGGTATGTTGGCCGGATCAATGAGGCTGAGTTGCAACGACTTGATCCTGTGAACTATCGCGGTAGTCGCTATCTTGGCAAGACTGGAGTAGAAAAGGCCTATGAGGCCATCTTGCATGGTTCTGTGGGATTTGAGCAGGTGGAGGTTAATGCCCAGGGGCGGGTAATCCAAGTCCTCAGGCAAATGCCGCCAGTTCCTGGCCATGATCTCTATTTAAGCCTTGATAGTCGTTTACAAGCGGCTGCCATTGACGCCTTGGGTGAATATAATGGGGCGGTGGTAGCGCTGGATCCGAAAACCGGCGATGTGTTGGCTATGGTGAGTCGTCCTGGTTTTGATCCCAATGTTTTTGTGACCGGGCTAAGCACCCAGTCCTTCGCTGCGCTGAGGGACTCGCCGGATCGTCCCCTCTACGATCGAGCCCTGCGTGGTTTGTATCCACCCGGGTCGACCTTGAAACCTTTTATGGCGCTGGCCGGCCTGGAGTGGGGATTAGCCGGGCACGATAAAGCGACCTATTGCCCGGGTTGGTATAAGCTTCCTGGGCATAGCCGTCGTTATCGGTGTTGGCGCCGTCGTGGGCATGGCCCCGTCGATTTGGTCAAAGCGGTGGCGGAGTCCTGTGACGTTTACTTTTATGATTTGGCGGTCGCTTTAGGAATCGACCGTATTTATGAGTATTTGGGCCGTTTTGGATTTGGTCGCAGGGCGCAAGTTGATATTCCAGGGGAACGTGCCGGCCTCCTGCCCTCTAGGGATTGGAAGCGGCAGGTTCATCAACTCCCCTGGTTTCCGGGGGAAACCGTGATTACGGGGATTGGGCAAGGCTTTATCCAGGCGACCCCTTTGCAATTAGCCACCGCTGTGGCCGTGTTGGCGGAGCAAGGTTTGAAAAGGACCCCTGGTGTGGTTTATGCCAGCCGTGCTCCGGGGGCGGAGAAAATAACTCTTCGTCCTACTCGGGCACCAGAGGTCGTCAGTATCAATAAAGCGAAACATTGGGAGCGGGTCGAGGCGGCCATGGTGGAGGTGGTTCATGGTGAGCGTGGGACTGCCCGTCAGATAGGCAAAGATTTATCCTTTCAAATAGCTGGCAAGACAGGGACGGCCCAGGTTTTTAGTGTTAAACAGAACGAGCATTACACAGAAGCCGAGGTACCCATGAATTTGCGGGACCATGCCCTGTTTATTGCCTATGCCCCTGTTGCCGAGCCTGCTATTGCGGTTGCGGTGGTCGTAGAGAATGGCGGCCATGGCGGCAGTGTGGCTGCGCCCATTGGGCGTCGATTGATTGATGTTTACTTAAACTCCTAA
- a CDS encoding D-amino acid aminotransferase, whose amino-acid sequence MALVYLNGEFLPLAQAKVSVLDRGFLFGDGVYEVIPVYGGHFFRLSLHLQRLEHSLQAIHLENPLSPSQWREVLQRLVARNEGLDQAVYLQVTRGPAARDHAFPQPVEPTVFAMSNPLKPLPTEWRLKGVAAVTREDIRWKYCHIKSVALLANILLRQEAIEAGAQEALLLRDEQLTEGAASNVFIVRGGVLATPPKGPFLLSGITRDLILELAGEGGIPCRERVITAWDLTQADELWLTSSTREIVPVTRLDGIEVGSGKPGPLWGQMDILYQEYKARVRAGLYEN is encoded by the coding sequence TTGGCTCTCGTTTATCTCAACGGCGAGTTTTTGCCTTTAGCGCAGGCCAAGGTTTCTGTGCTAGATCGGGGATTCTTATTTGGCGACGGGGTCTATGAAGTGATCCCGGTCTATGGCGGACATTTTTTCCGTTTATCCTTGCACCTGCAGCGTCTTGAACACAGTCTTCAAGCCATCCATTTAGAAAACCCCCTCTCGCCCAGCCAGTGGCGAGAAGTCCTCCAGCGCCTAGTCGCCCGCAACGAGGGTCTGGATCAAGCGGTTTATTTGCAGGTAACCCGGGGGCCTGCGGCGCGGGATCATGCCTTCCCGCAGCCGGTCGAACCCACAGTGTTTGCGATGAGCAATCCTCTCAAACCTTTACCGACGGAGTGGCGGTTGAAAGGGGTGGCTGCTGTGACCCGGGAAGATATTCGTTGGAAGTACTGTCACATTAAATCGGTGGCCTTGCTAGCGAATATTTTATTGCGCCAAGAGGCAATTGAGGCAGGGGCTCAAGAGGCGCTCCTGTTGCGGGATGAGCAGCTCACTGAGGGAGCGGCAAGCAATGTATTTATCGTTCGTGGAGGAGTACTGGCGACGCCCCCCAAGGGTCCTTTTTTATTGTCTGGGATCACCCGGGATCTAATACTGGAATTAGCAGGAGAGGGCGGGATCCCTTGCCGCGAGAGGGTGATCACTGCCTGGGATTTGACTCAAGCGGATGAGCTTTGGCTAACCAGTTCTACCCGAGAAATTGTCCCCGTGACTCGGCTCGATGGAATCGAAGTCGGCAGCGGCAAGCCTGGTCCCCTATGGGGGCAAATGGATATACTGTATCAAGAGTACAAGGCGAGGGTGCGAGCAGGTCTCTACGAAAATTGA
- a CDS encoding septal ring lytic transglycosylase RlpA family protein, producing the protein MRSVVPSFLLPLVVLFNVSCSNISETRESKPPANDMPGDVSDPLFRFEPLSKYGNPPVYEVNGQRYHTLRSSRGYREKGIASWYGSKFHGRRTSSGETYDMYGMTAAHRSLPLPSYVVVTNLSNQRQVVLRVNDRGPFHSDRIIDLSYAAAVKLGLAREGTGLVEVRAIEPRSVSGRKGEVAEKEIYLQVGAFQNRRHAERLQKQLQSVLGTGVNVSPTTAQQVPFYRVRVGPLPNVEKLDNLAKQLAELGYPDHIIVH; encoded by the coding sequence ATGAGGTCGGTGGTTCCCTCCTTCCTTCTTCCTCTGGTGGTGTTGTTCAATGTCTCCTGTAGCAATATTTCCGAAACCCGAGAGAGCAAACCACCCGCAAATGATATGCCAGGTGATGTTTCAGATCCCCTTTTCCGGTTTGAACCCCTCAGTAAGTACGGCAATCCTCCTGTTTACGAGGTCAATGGCCAGCGCTACCATACCCTTCGCAGTAGTCGCGGTTATCGGGAAAAAGGCATTGCCTCCTGGTATGGCTCTAAATTCCATGGCCGCCGCACTTCCAGTGGCGAAACTTATGACATGTATGGGATGACCGCAGCCCATCGTAGTTTGCCTCTGCCCTCTTATGTGGTCGTGACCAATCTAAGCAACCAGCGCCAGGTGGTTTTGCGGGTCAATGATCGAGGACCGTTTCACTCCGATCGGATCATTGACCTTTCCTACGCGGCGGCGGTAAAGCTCGGTTTGGCGAGGGAAGGTACGGGTTTGGTGGAGGTGCGTGCCATCGAGCCAAGATCGGTTTCAGGCCGTAAGGGGGAGGTTGCGGAGAAAGAGATCTATCTCCAGGTCGGCGCCTTCCAGAACCGCCGCCATGCGGAGCGATTGCAAAAGCAGCTACAGTCCGTCCTTGGTACGGGGGTGAACGTCAGCCCGACAACGGCGCAGCAAGTCCCCTTCTATCGGGTGCGTGTTGGCCCTCTGCCAAACGTGGAAAAGCTTGATAATCTGGCTAAGCAACTTGCTGAGCTGGGTTACCCGGATCATATCATTGTTCACTAA